A window of the Sabethes cyaneus chromosome 1, idSabCyanKW18_F2, whole genome shotgun sequence genome harbors these coding sequences:
- the LOC128732364 gene encoding protein disulfide-isomerase A6-like has protein sequence MEVVRRGSAIVVAIAIVALTLMMMVAAATATSAFNSRLNELDTIDEFDIIPESSKLTPQNFSRQIRSAQFYLVLFYVPWCEYCQQLLPQWIQLADMVSDRFLRMIRVGHVDCIAQEAFCNRVNVVDYPSVRAYSRGPPVRYQVIQPYELGDTIEYLQEFLLGAAKDQRRS, from the exons ATGGAAGTCGTCCGTCGTGGTTCTGCTATCGTTGTCGCGATCGCGATTGTGGCATTGacgctgatgatgatggtggcGGCCGCCACCGCCACCAGTGCATTCAACTCCCGTCTCAACGAACTGGACACGATCGATGAATTTGACATTATTCCGGAATCGAGCAAGCTGACACCGCAGAACTTTTCCCGCCAGATCCGATCGGCCCAGTTCTATTTGGTGCTGTTCTACGTGCCATG GTGTGAGTACTGTCAACAACTGCTGCCCCAGTGGATCCAGTTGGCCGACATGGTGAGTGATCGCTTCCTCCGGATGATACGGGTCGGACACGTGGACTGCATCGCCCAGGAGGCTTTCTGCAATCGGGTGAACGTCGTTGATTATCCCAGCGTGCGGGCCTACTCGCGTGGCCCTCCGGTGCGCTACCAAGTGATACAACCGTACGAGCTGGGCGATACGATCGAGTACCTGCAGGAGTTTTTGCTGGGCGCTGCCAAAGATCAGCGGCGGAGTTGA